The following are encoded in a window of Chionomys nivalis chromosome X, mChiNiv1.1, whole genome shotgun sequence genomic DNA:
- the LOC130868475 gene encoding cationic amino acid transporter 3-like yields MRWQALRRFGQNLVRRRMLEPGMGDTRLARCLTTLDLVALGVGSTLGAGMYVLAGEVTKDKAGPSIVICFLVAAFSSVLAGLCYAEFGARVPDSGSAYLYSYVTVGELWAFTTGWNLILSYVIGTASVARAWSSAFDNLIGNHISETLKGTISLHVPHVLAEYPDFFALALVLLLTGLLAMGASESALVTKVFTGANLLVLGFVFISGFLMGDPKNWRLTKEDYCLTMGGPNDTCSCEAMGSGGFMPFGVEGMLRGAATCFYAFVGFDCIATTGEEAQNPQRSIPVLGLLFRVLARVHSGTRTPIVATVVSGVIAAFMAFLFELADLVDLMSIGTLLAYSLVSICVLILRYQPDQEMKNGEEEVELQEEKTLEAEKLTVQTLFCPVSSIPIPLSGRVVYVCSSVLALLLTVLCLVLTWWTTPLSSGDPVWVTVVVLILGLILGIAGVIRRQPQSNTPLHFKVPGLPLPPLVSIFVNVYLMMQMTAGTWARFGIWMLVGFAIYFGYGIQHSVEEVKNRQTLPRPRTRTVDLDLTASCVHTI; encoded by the exons ATGCGGTGGCAGGCACTTAGAAGATTCGGTCAAAACCTGGTGCGTAGACGCATGTTGGAGCCAGGCATGGGCGACACCCGCCTTGCCAGATGCCTAACCACCCTCGACTTAGTGGCCCTGGGTGTGGGCAGCACATTAGGCGCAGGTATGTATGTCCTGGCTGGTGAGGTGACCAAAGATAAAGCAGGGCCATCCATTGTAATCTGCTTTTTGGTGGctgctttttcttctgtgttggcTGGACTGTGCTATGCTGAGTTTGGTGCCCGGGTCCCCGACTCTGGTTCTGCATATCTCTACAGTTATGTCACTGTAGGTGAACTCTGGGCCTTCACCACCGGCTGGAACCTCATCCTCTCCTACGTCATTG GTACAGCCAGTGTGGCCCGGGCTTGGAGCTCTGCTTTTGACAATCTGATTGGGAACCACATCTCTGAGACTCTGAAGGGGACCATCTCACTGCATGTACCCCATGTTCTCGCAGAATATCCAGATTTCTTTGCTTTGGCCCTTGTGTTGCTGCTCACTG GATTGTTGGCCATGGGGGCGAGTGAATCAGCCCTGGTTACCAAAGTGTTCACAGGGGCCAACCTCTTGGTTCTCGGGTTTGTCTTCATCTCTGGCTTCCTTATGGGAGACCCGAAGAACTGGAGGCTCACAAAAGAGGACTATTGCTTGACCATGGGTGGACCCAATGACACTTGTAG CTGCGAGGCTATGGGCTCTGGAGGTTTTATGCCTTTTGGCGTGGAAGGGATGCTCCGTGGCGCTGCTACCTGTTTCTATGCCTTTGTTGGTTTTGACTGTATTGCGACCACCG GGGAAGAGGCTCAGAATCCACAGCGCTCCATCCCA GTTCTTGGCCTCCTGTTCCGTGTCCTTGCTAGGGTACACAGTGGCACACGCACCCCCATTGTGGCCACTGTGGTATCTGGTGTTATCGCAg CATTCATGGCCTTCCTCTTCGAGCTCGCTGATCTTGTGGACCTCATGTCGATTGGGACTCTGCTCGCTTACTCCCTGGTTTCCATCTGTGTTCTCATTCTCAG ATATCAGCCTGACCAGGAAATGAAGAATGGTGAGGAGGAAGTGGAATTGCAGGAGGAGAAGACACTTGAAGCAGAGAAGCTGACTGTCCAGACCCTGTTTTGTCCAGTCAGCTCCATCCCCATCCCCCTTTCTGGCCGAGTTGTCTATGTTTGCTCCTCAGTGCTTG CTCTACTACTGACTGTTCTTTGCCTGGTGCTGACATGGTGGACAACTCCACTTAGTTCTGGAGACCCAGTGTGGGTCACAGTGGTTGTGCTGATCCTGGGGCTCATTCTTGGAATTGCTGGAGTTATCCGGAGACAGCCACAGAGCAACACCCCACTTCACTTTAAG GTGCctggtctgcctctgcccccactgGTGAGCATCTTTGTGAATGTTTACCTGATGATGCAAATGACAGCTGGCACTTGGGCCCGATTTGGGATCTGGATGTTGGTTG GATTTGCTATCTACTTTGGCTATGGGATCCAGCACAGTGTGGAAGAAGTTAAGAATCGTCAAACCCTACCCAGACCAAGGACCCGAACTGTAGACCTTGATCTCACCGCTTCCTGTGTTCACACCATTTGA